From Coccinella septempunctata chromosome 4, icCocSept1.1, whole genome shotgun sequence, a single genomic window includes:
- the LOC123311168 gene encoding sodium/potassium-transporting ATPase subunit beta-2-like isoform X1: MTSGKIDNNPKKAPSRSLSKQDELLQAQAQYFLELEERKLSKEEKIKKFIWDPKTRKFMGRTSSSWAKIGLFYLIFYGMLAALVAICMWVFSQTLNPRIPKWRNEESIIGTNPGLGFRPMPDNNEESTLIWLQGSNKTNYEKWKANLMSFLDTYYTPGKIEKGNVPIKRCSYDELPIPGQVCDIDVRKWEPCSPDRHFDYHRNAPCIFLKLNRIYGWVPEYYNDPNDLPEDMPQQLKDHIRYNITRPEERNNIWISCIGENPADNEYLGPVKYYPSIQGFPGYYYPYMNSEGYLSPLVAVQFKRPTSGLVINIECRAWAKNIKYHRHDRSGSVHFELLID; encoded by the exons ATGACGTCtggaaaaattgataataatccgAAAAAAGCGCCCTCAAGATCGCTGAGTAAGCAGGATGAACTGTTGCAAGCCCAGGCGCAATATTTTCTCGAGTTGGAAGAGAGGAAACTGTCCAAGGAGGAGAAAATCAAGAAGTTCATATGGGATCCAAAAACGAGGAAGTTTATGGGCAGGACGTCCTCTAGTTGGG CGAAAATTGGGCTTTTTTACCTAATTTTCTATGGAATGCTGGCAGCCTTAGTAGCCATTTGTATGTGGGTCTTTTCGCAAACCTTGAATCCAAGAATCCCGAAGTGGAGGAATGAAGAATCAATAATTGGCACAAACCCTGGATTAGGGTTCAGACCAATGCCCGATAACAACGAAGAAAGTACTCTTATTTGGTTGCAAGGGTCTAACAAAACAAATTACGAAAAGTGGAAGGCCAACCTGATGTCTTTTCTAGACA CGTATTACACCCCTGGCAAAATAGAAAAGGGTAACGTGCCAATAAAACGATGTTCATACGATGAATTGCCCATACCCGGCCAAGTTTGTGATATCGACGTGAGAAAATGGGAGCCTTGCAGTCCTGATCGTCATTTCGACTACCACAGAAACGCGCCCTGTATATTCCTGAAACTGAACAGGATATACGGGTGGGTGCCAGAGTACTACAACGACCCCAACGATCTTCCAGAGGATATGCCTCAACAGCTGAAGGACCATATTAGATATAATATCACTAGACCAGAAGAG AGAAACAACATTTGGATCTCCTGCATCGGGGAAAATCCAGCAGACAATGAGTATTTGGGACCTGTCAAATATTATCCGTCGATCCAAGGATTCCCTGGATACTACTACCCATACATGAACTCCGAGGGCTATTTGAGCCCCCTTGTCGCTGTTCAATTCAAGAGACCTACCTCCGGTTTAGTTATCAATATCGAATGCAGGGCCTGGGCCAAAAACATAAAATACCATAGACACGACAGGAGTGGTTCAGTACATTTCGAACTGCTCATAGATTGA
- the LOC123311168 gene encoding sodium/potassium-transporting ATPase subunit beta-2-like isoform X2, translated as MTVRYRYPEDRWRGYSSFQIYNPDEGTYLGRTPRNLAKIGLFYLIFYGMLAALVAICMWVFSQTLNPRIPKWRNEESIIGTNPGLGFRPMPDNNEESTLIWLQGSNKTNYEKWKANLMSFLDTYYTPGKIEKGNVPIKRCSYDELPIPGQVCDIDVRKWEPCSPDRHFDYHRNAPCIFLKLNRIYGWVPEYYNDPNDLPEDMPQQLKDHIRYNITRPEERNNIWISCIGENPADNEYLGPVKYYPSIQGFPGYYYPYMNSEGYLSPLVAVQFKRPTSGLVINIECRAWAKNIKYHRHDRSGSVHFELLID; from the exons ATGACGGTCAGATATAGGTATCCAGAAGACAGATGGCGGGGGTATTCAAGCTTCCAAATCTATAATCCTGATGAAGGGACGTATTTGGGTAGAACCCCTAGGAATTTGG CGAAAATTGGGCTTTTTTACCTAATTTTCTATGGAATGCTGGCAGCCTTAGTAGCCATTTGTATGTGGGTCTTTTCGCAAACCTTGAATCCAAGAATCCCGAAGTGGAGGAATGAAGAATCAATAATTGGCACAAACCCTGGATTAGGGTTCAGACCAATGCCCGATAACAACGAAGAAAGTACTCTTATTTGGTTGCAAGGGTCTAACAAAACAAATTACGAAAAGTGGAAGGCCAACCTGATGTCTTTTCTAGACA CGTATTACACCCCTGGCAAAATAGAAAAGGGTAACGTGCCAATAAAACGATGTTCATACGATGAATTGCCCATACCCGGCCAAGTTTGTGATATCGACGTGAGAAAATGGGAGCCTTGCAGTCCTGATCGTCATTTCGACTACCACAGAAACGCGCCCTGTATATTCCTGAAACTGAACAGGATATACGGGTGGGTGCCAGAGTACTACAACGACCCCAACGATCTTCCAGAGGATATGCCTCAACAGCTGAAGGACCATATTAGATATAATATCACTAGACCAGAAGAG AGAAACAACATTTGGATCTCCTGCATCGGGGAAAATCCAGCAGACAATGAGTATTTGGGACCTGTCAAATATTATCCGTCGATCCAAGGATTCCCTGGATACTACTACCCATACATGAACTCCGAGGGCTATTTGAGCCCCCTTGTCGCTGTTCAATTCAAGAGACCTACCTCCGGTTTAGTTATCAATATCGAATGCAGGGCCTGGGCCAAAAACATAAAATACCATAGACACGACAGGAGTGGTTCAGTACATTTCGAACTGCTCATAGATTGA
- the LOC123311177 gene encoding protein unzipped, which yields MHGILRVAWLFSFLLAVHRVRSEPQVYILAENLEQVVTSSTLQWVTFNSHKDAALKNAVISGHQIRERENGTEDMEDHHEEIPVYVCRAKVAAIWVPGQYRKEKDKHVCIVSLYRKVSEEKNFEILVNKEKRSRLSWFQKSKYTVIHQGSVQGSDSLYVARRPVQYHRKDGALTHTAGNFNPSENLGVFSLVDQNNKELKFEDGEVLVEQEPVKYEFKHTKFDKIKSKHKYHPRILGNTVLKNEVEGVQRVDTVLSYNYTHFMDWGKGHGLLIALPFTVNMPNGTEYSGKWGMPKSLNRTEVVPIEKYLEEGTAVNVTLRGNYTESDIPYVSTVTAYYKDNEVLESFLRDSLLMKYMTGVIIEFGPVYFLSNNTLVPTTTTTARTTSITTQTSQTQTIPVPMPNTEDIYMVDEKTKKPMSNEVVPNDAESAPVGNTDDNTVQQLTKKGESDDGSRIAICPLVVILSLILIHIT from the exons ATGCATGGTATCCTGAGAGTAGCGTGGTTGTTCTCTTTTCTGCTGGCAGTCCACAGGGTTCGAAGTGAACCTCAAGTGTACATTTTGGCGGAAAATTTGGAACAGGTAGTCACATCTTCCACGCTGCAATGGGTCACTTTCAACAGCCATAAAGATGCTGCCCTGAAGAACGCAGTTATCAGTGGTCACCAGATAAGAGAAAGGGAAAATG GCACCGAGGACATGGAAGACCACCATGAGGAAATCCCAGTTTACGTATGCCGAGCCAAAGTGGCAGCCATATGGGTACCCGGTCAATACAGAAAGGAGAAGGACAAGCACGTCTGTATAGTATCGCTGTACAGGAAAGTCTCCGAAGAGAAAAACTTCGAAATTCTCGTCAACAAAGAGAAACGATCCAGGCTCAGCTGGTTCCAAAAGAGCAAGTACACAGTGATACACCAAGGTAGCGTGCAAGGAAGCGACAGTCTCTACGTGGCCAGAAGACCTGTCCAGTACCATCGCAAAGATGGCGCACTCACGCACACCGCCGGTAATTTCAACCCCAGCGAAAACCTTGGGGTGTTCTCCCTGGTGGACCAGAACAACAAAGAGTTGAAATTCGAGGATGGCGAAGTTCTCGTGGAGCAAGAACCGGTTAAGTACGAGTTCAAGCATACAAAGTTCGATAAGATAAAGAGCAAACACAAGTATCATCCGAGGATTCTCGGAAACACGGTTTTGAAGAACGAAGTAGAGGGTGTTCAACGAGTGGATACTGTGCTGAGCTACAACTACACGCATTTTATGGACTGGGGAAAAGGTCATGGTCTCCTAATAGCCCTGCCATTCACTGTCAATATGCCTAATGGAACTGAATATTCTGGTAAGTGGGGAATGCCCAAATCCCTCAACAGAACTGAAGTGGTACCGATTGAGAAATATCTAGAGGAAGGCACTGCAGTTAATGTAACACTTAGAGGGAACTACACCGAGAGCGATATACCATACGTATCCACTGTAACAGCATATTATAAGGATAACGAAGTCTTGGAAAGCTTCCTGAGAGACAGCCTATTAATGAAGTACATGACCGGCGTTATTATAGAATTTGGACCTGTTTATTTCTTGAGCAACAACACCCTGGTACCAACCACCACCACAACAGCTCGAACCACCTCAATCACTACCCAAACCAGCCAAACTCAAACCATTCCAGTTCCTATGCCTAACACTGAAGACATATACATGGTGgacgaaaaaactaaaaaaccaaTGTCCAACGAAGTGGTGCCAAATGACGCTGAATCTGCCCCAGTTGGTAACACGGATGACAACACTGTACAACAACTGACCAAGAAAGGCGAAAGCGATGATGGAAGCAGGATTGCGATATGTCCGTTGGTTGTTATTTTGAGTCTCATCCTGATTCATATTACATGA